In the bacterium genome, TATTCGAGAGGTCGGCGCCGCGAGCGGCACGTATAAATGATTCGGGGGCGTGCTTTAAGCAACGCGGGGAGAATCGGTCGTCGTCGGGAATTTTCCGCAGGTGATGATTCGTACTCTTTTCGGACTGGCGGACTTATGGATAAGCGGAAGATATTCCTCATCATCGGCGACGGCATCGGCGACCGGCCGGTGTCCTCCCTGGGCGGAAGGACGCCCCTGTCCGCGGCGGCGACGCCGACCCTGGACCGCCTGGCCGCCGGCGGGATAACGGGGCTCCTGGACCCCATCGCGCCGGGCATCTGCGCCGGGAGCGACACGGCGCACCTGGCCCTCCTGGGCTACGATCCCTATAAGTACTACACGGGCCGCGGCCCCCTGGAGGCCGCCGGGGTCGGGCTCGCTCCGCGGGCCGGTGACGTGGCCTTCCGCTGCAACTTCGCCACGGTCCAGGAGCGGGACGGGACGCTGGTCGTCACGGATCGGCGTGCCGGGCGGATAACAGAGCGGACCGCCGAGCTGGCCGCCGTCCTGGACGGGATGCGGCTCTCCGGCGGCGTGACGGCCCTGTTCAAGGAGTCGGTGGCCCACCGGGCCGCCCTGGTGCTCCGGGGCGAGGGGCTCTCCGGCGCGGTGTCCGACGTGGACCCCCACTCCGAGGGCGAACCGCTCCACCCCTGCTCACCCACGGTGGCCGAGGGCGACCCCGAGTACGCCGCCGCCCGCAGGACCTGCGCCGCCCTGGAGGAGTTCGTCCGCCGGGGCCGCGAAATCCTGGACGTCCACCCGGTGAACGACGAGCGCCGTCGGGCCGGTCTTCCTCCGGCCAACTGCCCCCTTCCGCGCGGCGGGGGGCTGGTGCCGCACATCCCACCCTTCGGCGAGCTCCATGGGCTGCGGGCCGCCGCCCTGGTGGAGGTCGGCCTCCTGAAGGGCCTTTTGGGCAACTACCTCGGCTTCGACCTCGTCGAGTGTCCCGGGGCCACCGGCGGCGCCGACACGGACGTCGAGGCCATGGCCCGGGCCGTGACACGGGCCTGGGACGCCTACGACCTCATCTTCATCAACATCAAGGCCCCGGA is a window encoding:
- a CDS encoding 2,3-bisphosphoglycerate-independent phosphoglycerate mutase, yielding MDKRKIFLIIGDGIGDRPVSSLGGRTPLSAAATPTLDRLAAGGITGLLDPIAPGICAGSDTAHLALLGYDPYKYYTGRGPLEAAGVGLAPRAGDVAFRCNFATVQERDGTLVVTDRRAGRITERTAELAAVLDGMRLSGGVTALFKESVAHRAALVLRGEGLSGAVSDVDPHSEGEPLHPCSPTVAEGDPEYAAARRTCAALEEFVRRGREILDVHPVNDERRRAGLPPANCPLPRGGGLVPHIPPFGELHGLRAAALVEVGLLKGLLGNYLGFDLVECPGATGGADTDVEAMARAVTRAWDAYDLIFINIKAPDLAGHDDAPEEKIAACLLVDRFLALTEPLWHAGTVLAVLGDHSTPCEVGDHSGDPVPLLVHGPGVRPDAVETYDEFACAAGGLGHPRGTDLMPILLNLSNRYTKFGA